GCCTGGTGCTTCCAGGAGGCAGGCATGCCCAAGGGCAGCTACCCCGTCACCGCATCGTGCGCCCTCGGCGTCTCCTGGTGGGAGAACGCCGGCCGGTTCTCGGACTATCCCGGGATCGGCGCGCAGGTCTTCTTCGGCTCGGGCGGCGGATCGCACACCGGCCTGGTCTACGCCTACGACGCCGACTTCATCTACACCGCCGAAGGCAACACCAACTCCAGCGGCTCTGCCGAGGGCGACGGCGTCTACCTGAAGAAGCGCGCCCGCCGCGACACCTACGTGTACGGCTACGGCTACCCCTCCTATCCGACAGGGATCGTCACCGCCGACCCGGCCTGGAAGAACCCGACCGCACCCAGCCAGCAGGAGGAAGCCGTGGCCCTCACCGACGACGACATCAAGAAGATCGGCCGTCAGGTCGTCACGGGGGCGAACGGCGCCAAGTCGCCCGACGACCCGACGGTGGAGTGGGCGATGTCCAGCTTCCTCGGCCTCACCTACAAGACGGCCCGCACCATCGCAGCGGACGTCGCGGCCGTCAAGGCGAAGGTGGAGTCGCTGTCGGTGGGCGGCGTCGACCTGGACGCGCTCGCCGAGAAGGTCGCCGACAAGCTGGCCGCGAGGCTCGCCGAGTGATCCTGAACCTGACCCCGCACCCGATCCGCCTCTACGCGGCCGAGCGCGAGGACGGCATCGACGACCTGGAGCCACACCTGCGCGAGGTCATCGAGCCCGAAGCAACGCCTGCACGCCTGGCCACGATCGAACTCGGCGGCGGTATCACCTTCGAGTTGGTCGAGTTCGGGCACGCCCAGAACCTGCCGTCGAGGCGTGACGGCCACCAGTACATCGTCTCTCTCGTCGTCGCCCTCGCGCTCGCCGACCGGCGCAGTGACCTGCTCGTCCCCTACCGCGAAGTCCGCAACTCCAGCGGGACCGTCATCGGCTGCCGCTCGCTCGCGCAGCCCGTCTGAGAAACGAGAACCCCTCAATGACCGTGAACCTCGATGCCGCCTACTGGCTGGGCCTCCTCGTCTCCGTGATCCTGCCCGTCCTCGTCGGCCTCGTGACGACCAGAGTCACCCACGCTGGCGTCAAGGCCGTCCTCCTCCTCGCGCTCACCGCGGCGAATGGATTCCTCGTCGAACTCGCTGGCCCGCACCCCGACGGCTGGGACTTGGGCACTGCGCTCGTGCTGACGCTCGTCTCCTTCGGCACGGCCGTCCTCAGCCACTTCGGCCTGTGGAAGCCCACCGGCATCTCCGGCAAGGCGCAGGACTCGCTGGTGACGTCGGGCAGCCACGCCGCGGAGGCCTGAGTGCGTTGGGCGGTCCGGCGGCTGGGCGGGATGCTGGGCCGCCGTGGTGCGATCCTCCTGTCGTACGGGACGGTGTGGGCGTTGTACGGGTACGGGCAGATCATCTCTCCGCAGCCGGATCAGCGCGGTCTGACGCTGGCCGTGCAGATGTGGCCGCTGCATGTGTGGGGCTCACTGTTCATCACGGCCGGGCTGATGGCGGCGGTGGCCGCGTGGCTGAGGCAGGGTGCGGACTGGTTCGGGTTCGTCGCCCTCGTCCTCATCGTCCTGCCGTGGATGCTGTCCTACCTGGCGTCGTGGGTGCTCGGGGACTTTCCGCGCGGCTGGGTGGCTGCTGCGGTGTGGGGGGTGATCGCTGTTCCGGTGATCGTGGTTGCCGGATGGCGTGAACCGCCCCGGCCCAAGAGAGTGGGTTCCTGATGGCGGTGGACACCTGGATCCAGGCAGGCATGGCCCTGATAGGCGCTACCGGCGGCGTGGTCGCTGCACGTTCGGCGCGTAGAACGAAGCGGCAGGAGAACCGTGACGACTTCACGGAGATCAAGAAGGCGCTGAATGAGCGCATCGACGACCTGAAAGAGGATGTCGTCGGCCAACAGGTCCAGATCACCGGCCAACAGGAGCAGATCACCGGTCAGGGTGCCGCGATCTCCTGGCTCGTCATCGACCGCCGCAGCCTCGTCAGCTACATCCGCGGCGCAGGGTTGGAACCGCCCGCGCCGCGCCCGATCCCGGATCGGGCCCGCCCATACCTTGACGCTATCGACGTGTGAGAACTGGAGTGCGATATGCCGACACGTGACCCGCGTCCGGTGGAGCCCCGTGGCCGGGATGGTGGTGCCGACGTAGGCAGCCTCGTCGCGATGGGTGTCGAGGAACCTCCGCCGATCCCGGAACCGCCCGCGTCGCCGCCCACGGTTGAGGGGTGACCCGTGCCGGATGAAGGCGATCCCCCGTTCTGGCTGTCACCGCGCCCGTTCCGCGAGCCGAAGCTGCCGCCATCCGACGACAACGAGTGACCGCGCCCCTCCTCCGGGAGGGGCGCACTTCTGTGTCTGAAGCGTCCCGCCCTCCACCCGGGGGCGGGGCGCTTCGTCGTGTCTGGCTATCCCCAGCCGCCGAGGAGTCCGGCGTTGGCCTGCGCGTTGCACAGGTTGTAGCCGCCGGACGCGTGGCCTTTCTCGGTGTGGCCGTCGACCGTGACCGAGCAGTTGATGTCACCGGATCCCTGAAGCTGGGCTGTCACGGTGTAGAACAGGGCCTCGTCGTCCAGGGGCAGCGTGGCGGTGAAGGTGCCGTTCTTGAACGCGCCTTTGCGGTTGTCGCTGTCCGAGCCGTAGGTGATGTCGAGGCCCCCGAGGGCGCCGGCGGGGGCTGTGCCCCACACCTTGAAGGTGACGGTCTTCT
The Streptomyces sp. NBC_01485 genome window above contains:
- a CDS encoding CHAP domain-containing protein — its product is MTGTAGDVIRIAKSQVGYHEGYSGGHWTNLQKYSPAVPGLEWSQNQAWCATFAAWCFQEAGMPKGSYPVTASCALGVSWWENAGRFSDYPGIGAQVFFGSGGGSHTGLVYAYDADFIYTAEGNTNSSGSAEGDGVYLKKRARRDTYVYGYGYPSYPTGIVTADPAWKNPTAPSQQEEAVALTDDDIKKIGRQVVTGANGAKSPDDPTVEWAMSSFLGLTYKTARTIAADVAAVKAKVESLSVGGVDLDALAEKVADKLAARLAE